From Cucumis melo cultivar AY chromosome 1, USDA_Cmelo_AY_1.0, whole genome shotgun sequence, a single genomic window includes:
- the LOC127149830 gene encoding folate transporter 1, chloroplastic-like isoform X2, which translates to MQLQSPLHQAQPFSGLYDAFRTILREEGFAALYKGIVPGLMLQVSHGAIQFTVYEELRKVIANSRSKGTRVDAQSSGELLNSGDYAVLGGTSKIAAMLLTYPFQVIRARLLQFRKRNVKPLLHLVPVSNINNCLKKHFRDL; encoded by the exons ATGCAGCTTCAGAGTCCTCTTCATCAAGCTCAACCTTTTTCTGGGCTATATG ATGCCTTCAGAACCATTTTGAGAGAGGAAGGTTTTGCTGCTCTTTATAAAGGGATTGTTCCTGGCCTTATGCTT CAGGTTTCTCATGGTGCCATTCAATTTACAGTCTATGAAGAACTCCGTAAAGTTATTGCCAACTCAAGGTCTAAAGGGACCAGAGTCGATGCTCAAAGTTCAGGGGAATTACTG AATTCCGGTGATTATGCTGTTCTTGGAGGAACTTCTAAAATTGCTGCCATGCTTTTGACATACCCATTTCAA GTTATTCGAGCTCGGTTGCTACAGTTCAGGAAGAGGAATGTCAAGCCCTTGCTGCATTTGGTGCCTGTTTCCAATATTAATAAttgtttgaagaagcattttcgagacctttaa
- the LOC127148721 gene encoding probable serine/threonine-protein kinase PBL19 — MGCFFNLHRKTKIKRGGDSVKELNRSNKSDRKPTNRGIEALETLPTPRSIPELYKEKEHTLRVFTFEELKIATNGFSRLLRIGEGGFGSVYKGQIRLEGDQGEEIIVAIKRLKSNSSQVDPNTGVSMYESDDIIKYLVQNYGVDSSQFI, encoded by the exons ATGGGTTGTTTCTTCAATTTACATCGCAAAACCAAGATTAAGAGAGGGGGAGATTCGGTGAAGGAACTTAATCGAAGTAATAAATCGGATCGTAAACCTACCAATCGAGGGATTGAAGCACTGGAAACTTTGCCTACGCCCCGGAGTATACCTGAGTTGtacaaagaaaaagaacataCTCTGAGAGTTTTCACTTTTGAAGAGCTCAAAATCGCGACTAATGGGTTCAGCAGGTTGCTTAGGATTGGAGAAGGTGGATTTGGGAGCGTATATAAGGGGCAGATTAGGCTTGAAGGTGATCAGGGAGAGGAAATTATAGTTGCTATCAAGCGACTTAAGTCAAATAGCTCACAG GTTGATCCAAACACAGGAGTTTCAATGTATGAATCAGATGACATAATCAAGTATCTGGTTCAGAACTATGGTGTGGACTCATCACAATTTATATGA
- the LOC127149830 gene encoding nicotinamide adenine dinucleotide transporter 1, chloroplastic-like isoform X1 — protein sequence MGITLKFNRDSPLSQTELLFICPFLSLRIHYGVGKSSYVCHKKTFCLHYFMGTIHRCVLLLQQVSHGAIQFTVYEELRKVIANSRSKGTRVDAQSSGELLNSGDYAVLGGTSKIAAMLLTYPFQVIRARLLQFRKRNVKPLLHLVPVSNINNCLKKHFRDL from the exons ATGGGCATTACTCTAAAGTTTAATCGAGATTCACCATTATCCCAAACTGAACTACTGTTCATTTGTCCTTTTCTCTCTTTGAGGATTCATTATGGAGTGGGAAAGAGTTCGTACGTTTGTCATAAAAAGACATTCTGTTTACACTATTTCATGGGAACAATTCATAGATGTGTTTTGTTGCTACAGCAGGTTTCTCATGGTGCCATTCAATTTACAGTCTATGAAGAACTCCGTAAAGTTATTGCCAACTCAAGGTCTAAAGGGACCAGAGTCGATGCTCAAAGTTCAGGGGAATTACTG AATTCCGGTGATTATGCTGTTCTTGGAGGAACTTCTAAAATTGCTGCCATGCTTTTGACATACCCATTTCAA GTTATTCGAGCTCGGTTGCTACAGTTCAGGAAGAGGAATGTCAAGCCCTTGCTGCATTTGGTGCCTGTTTCCAATATTAATAAttgtttgaagaagcattttcgagacctttaa
- the LOC127149830 gene encoding folate transporter 1, chloroplastic-like isoform X3 has protein sequence MQLQSPLHQAQPFSGLYDAFRTILREEGFAALYKGIVPGLMLVSHGAIQFTVYEELRKVIANSRSKGTRVDAQSSGELLNSGDYAVLGGTSKIAAMLLTYPFQVIRARLLQFRKRNVKPLLHLVPVSNINNCLKKHFRDL, from the exons ATGCAGCTTCAGAGTCCTCTTCATCAAGCTCAACCTTTTTCTGGGCTATATG ATGCCTTCAGAACCATTTTGAGAGAGGAAGGTTTTGCTGCTCTTTATAAAGGGATTGTTCCTGGCCTTATGCTT GTTTCTCATGGTGCCATTCAATTTACAGTCTATGAAGAACTCCGTAAAGTTATTGCCAACTCAAGGTCTAAAGGGACCAGAGTCGATGCTCAAAGTTCAGGGGAATTACTG AATTCCGGTGATTATGCTGTTCTTGGAGGAACTTCTAAAATTGCTGCCATGCTTTTGACATACCCATTTCAA GTTATTCGAGCTCGGTTGCTACAGTTCAGGAAGAGGAATGTCAAGCCCTTGCTGCATTTGGTGCCTGTTTCCAATATTAATAAttgtttgaagaagcattttcgagacctttaa